The proteins below come from a single Triticum aestivum cultivar Chinese Spring chromosome 5D, IWGSC CS RefSeq v2.1, whole genome shotgun sequence genomic window:
- the LOC123120093 gene encoding probable mediator of RNA polymerase II transcription subunit 26c, giving the protein MDADGRLRRALSAFGGGDVWDLVDAALAAAAPADLRARRDGIVERLYAGGRCRNCDAPESPPQPPRQPAEAASPAWQEEGEEEEEADVDDLGLEEETDEGGGLESKILAIKDFLEDPDQSEEELVSLLQNLADMDITYKALQETDIGRHVNGLRKHPSGDVRQLVKLLVRKWKEIVDGWVRLHNSGGDGGNSILTDGDSPEKTQGKSYQNARVSDFKYTPSPPQRHSGSERSRNNNGFESTLERRRASPAPTYHTKQNNVNNYTTTSSSAPARAMREQKDNHLDEKLDSARKRLQENYQEAQNAKKQRTMQVLDIHDIPKPKNKNTFIRKPGGGGLPGRHR; this is encoded by the exons ATGGACGCCGACGGTCGCCTCCGGCGCGCGCTCTCCGCCTTCGGGGGCGGAGACGTGTGGGACCTCGTCGATGCCGCGCTCGCCGCGGCCGCGCCAGCCGACCTCCGCGCGCGCCGTGACGGCATCGTGGAGCGGCTCTACGCCGGGGGCCGCTGCCGCAATTGCGATGCCCCCGAGAGTCCACCGCAGCCGCCGCGTCAGCCGGCTGAGGCGGCTTCTCCGGCCTggcaggaggagggggaggaggaggaggaggccgacgtgGATGACCTCGGCCTGGAGGAGGAGACCGACGAGGGCGGCGGCTTGGAGAGCAAGATCCTGGCGATCAAGGACTTCTTGGAGGACCCCGACCAG TCGGAGGAGGAGCTCGTGAGCTTGCTGCAGAACCTGGCAGACATGGACATCACCTACAAGGCTCTCCAG GAGACGGACATCGGTCGACATGTGAATGGCCTGCGCAAGCACCCTTCGGGCGACGTCCGGCAGTTAGTGAAGCTGCTCGTCAG GAAATGGAAGGAGATAGTGGACGGCTGGGTGCGGCTTCACAACTCCGGCGGTGATGGTGGAAACTCGATCCTAA CTGATGGTGACTCTCCTGAGAAGACTCAAGGCAAAAGCTACCAAAATGCCCGG GTTTCAGACTTCAAGTATACGCCCAGCCCACCACAGAGGCACA GTGGTTCAGAGCGGTCTAGGAATAACAATGGGTTCGAGTCGACACTGGAGAGGCGTAGAGCAAGCCCTGCTCCCACGTATCATACGAAGCAGAACAATGTCAATAACTATACAACTACTTCTTCATCTGCTCCAGCT AGGGCAATGAGGGAGCAGAAGGATAATCATTTGGACGAGAAGCTCGATTCAGCCAGAAAGAGGCTTCAAGAAAATTACCAGGAAGCACAAAATG CGAAAAAACAGAGGACGATGCAAGTGCTGGATATCCACGACATACCCAAGCCGAAAAATAAAAACACCTTCATCCGCAAGCCTGGTGGAGGTGGCCTCCCTGGCCGACATCGGTGA